The following proteins are encoded in a genomic region of Debaryomyces hansenii CBS767 chromosome G complete sequence:
- a CDS encoding DEHA2G20240p (no similarity), translating to MSLVIKSPATIGLLSGLVLPPLVTKFILEPKFVQRKYDEIRNIKHNIEYLGWHVRVLEEASGINEDKFYSPVGVFSEQRYDM from the coding sequence ATGTCTTTAGTTATTAAATCACCTGCAACAATTGGATTATTAAGTGGCTTGGTTTTACCACCACTAGTTACGAAGTTTATTTTGGAACCAAAGTTCGTACAGAGAAAATACGATGAAATCCGGAATATTAAACACAATATTGAGTATTTAGGGTGGCACGTACGCGTATTGGAAGAAGCAAGTGGAATTAATGAAGACAAATTCTACTCGCCTGTAGGAGTATTTTCTGAACAGAGGTATGATATGTAA
- a CDS encoding DEHA2G20262p (similar to uniprot|P00958 Saccharomyces cerevisiae YGR264C MES1 Methionyl-tRNA synthetase) — MSSLQIIGEKGSSLLTLASNLKLSLVSAIYQPKLSVSLSENESSLSLIDKKSGFELSEPNAIVKYLANDFNKDKLLEFEETSLYKAAKSNKKDAIVQAINESSIKLEKAETSTSQIILFAAVYGALSGGKYETPFDKWFKEFSELPKVSEAIKHALSITTLERQKSENTGAQKVKTGHLVKKQADRILPKENERNILITSALPYVNNVPHLGNIVGSVLSADIYARYAKNRNYNALFICGTDEYGTATETKALEEKITPKQLCDKYHKIHKDVYDWFDIGFDYFGRTTTSQQTEIAQDIFMKLFDNGYLEEKTTEQLYCQEHNAFLADRFVEGTCPKCQYEDARGDQCDKCGSLLNPFELVNPRCKVDNAKPIPRNSTHIYIKLDDLEPELKAWVEEASEKGAWSKNSKTITNSWLKQGLEPRCITRDLIWGTPVPLEKFKDKVLYVWFDATIGYVSITANYFKDNKTEDWKKWWRNPENVDLYQFMGKDNVPFHTVVFPASQIGTKDNWTKLHHLNTTEYLQYENGKFSKSRGVGVFGNNAKETNISPSVWRYYLASVRPESSDSHFSWTEFVTKNNSELLANLGNFVNRLVKFVIAKYNGVVPEFDPKNIPDYNKFNTEINQLLANYIENMEAVNLRRGLEIAMSISSRGNQFLQDNKLDNNLYTNLPDKSDAVMGVGLNLIYLVSAIISPFMPECTTQICQVLNAPPLSITDKFELVLEPGHCIGKAQYLFKRIDESKIDEWRSLYGGQQKA, encoded by the coding sequence atGTCTTCGCTTCAGATAATTGGTGAAAAGGGTAGCTCCTTATTAACATTGGCCagtaatttgaaattatcttTAGTTTCTGCTATTTATCAACCTAAATTAAGTGTTTCCTTAAGTGAAAATGAGTCATCTCTCTCATTGATCGATAAGAAGTCAGGTTTTGAATTATCGGAACCGAATGCTATTGTAAAATATCTTGCAAATGATTTCAACAAAGATAAGTTGCTCGAATTCGAAGAAACTAGTCTTTACAAGGctgcaaaatcaaataaaaaagATGCGATTGTTCAGGCTATCAATGAGAGCTCTATAAAGCTTGAAAAGGCCGAGACTTCAACGAGCCAGATTATTCTTTTTGCCGCTGTGTATGGTGCTTTAAGTGGCGGCAAGTATGAGACTCCATTTGACAAGTGGTTTAAAGAATTTAGTGAACTTCCAAAGGTTTCTGAGGCTATTAAGCATGCGTTATCCATCACAACATTAGAGAGACAAAAGAGCGAGAATACTGGAGCCCAAAAGGTGAAAACAGGTCACTTAGTCAAGAAGCAAGCGGATAGAATTCTTCCTAAGGAGAACGAAAGAAATATCTTAATTACGTCTGCCTTGCCTTATGTTAATAATGTTCCACATTTAGGTAATATTGTTGGTTCAGTTTTATCAGCAGACATTTATGCTCGTTATGCCAAGAACAGAAATTATAATGCCTTGTTCATTTGCGGTACAGATGAGTACGGAACTGCTACTGAAACTAAAgcattagaagaaaagattaCCCCAAAACAATTGTGTGATAAATACCATAAGATTCATAAGGATGTTTACGATTGGTTTGATATAGGATTCGATTACTTTGGTAGAACTACCACCAGTCAGCAAACTGAGATTGCCCAAGATATTTTTATGAAATTGTTTGATAATGGCTATTTAGAAGAGAAAACCACTGAACAATTGTACTGTCAGGAACATAATGCATTCTTGGCAGATAGATTTGTTGAAGGTACTTGTCCTAAATGTCAATACGAAGATGCCAGGGGCGATCAATGTGACAAATGTGGTTCCTTATTGAATCCATTCGAATTGGTAAACCCTCGTTGTAAGGTTGATAATGCTAAACCTATCCCTAGAAACTCCACTCACATTTACATTAAATTGGATGATTTGGAACCAGAACTTAAAGCATGGGTTGAAGAAGCGTCTGAAAAGGGTGCTTGGTCTAAGAATTCCAAGACCATCACTAATTCATGGTTGAAGCAAGGCTTGGAACCAAGATGTATCACAAGAGATTTGATTTGGGGTACACCTGTTCCattggaaaaattcaagGACAAGGTCTTGTATGTCTGGTTTGATGCCACTATCGGTTATGTATCTATCACAGCCAATTACTTCAAGGACAATAAAACAGAGGACTGGAAGAAATGGTGGAGAAACCCAGAAAATGTCGATTTATACCAATTTATGGGTAAGGATAATGTTCCGTTCCATACAGTTGTTTTCCCAGCTTCCCAAATTGGTACCAAAGACAATTGGACTAAATTACACCACTTGAACACAACTGAATACTTGCAATATGAAAATGGTAAGTTCTCTAAATCTAGAGGTGTAGGTGTTTTTGGTAATAATGCCAAGGAAACTAATATTTCTCCATCAGTTTGGAGGTACTACTTAGCCTCCGTGAGACCTGAATCCTCTGATTCACACTTCTCTTGGACTGAATTTGTTACTAAAAACAACTCCGAGTTATTAGCTAACTTAGGTAACTTCGTCAATAGATTGGTCAAGTTTGTTATTGCCAAATATAACGGGGTTGTCCCAGAATTTGACCCAAAGAACATTCCAGACtacaataaatttaatactGAAATCAACCAATTATTAGCAAATTACATTGAAAATATGGAAGCTGTTAATTTACGTCGTGGTTTGGAAATTGCTATGTCTATCTCATCTCGTGGTAACCAATTTTTACAAGACAACAAAttagataataatttatataccAATTTACCGGACAAATCTGATGCTGTTATGGGTGTTGgtttaaatttgatttacTTGGTTAGTGCTATTATTAGTCCTTTCATGCCAGAATGTACCACCCAAATTTGCCAAGTTTTGAATGCTCCTCCATTATCTATTACTGACAAGTTTGAGTTGGTTTTAGAACCTGGTCACTGCATTGGTAAGGCCCAATACTTGTTTAAGAGAATCGATGAAAGTAAAATTGACGAATGGAGAAGCTTATATGGCGGTCAACAAAAGGCCTag
- a CDS encoding DEHA2G20284p (similar to uniprot|Q03557 Saccharomyces cerevisiae YMR293C): MLRVVRNVKFKTNVNFVSSRNITSQTIDEWNSLISSRGFTARDDETKVGPDNILSGTTFIAKDNIATTKEPTTCASCMLDNYYSPFDATVISLLEEQGSTMVGKANLDEFGMGSANVNSYYGHAVNPLFTEEEHITGGSSGGSAASIQSDLATFSLGTDTGGSVRLPASYCGIVGLKPTYGRISRWGVIPYAQSLDTVGILAKDVETVQKVFKVLDKHDPKDPTSLPTEFREELKKEKQKYQKNRSQLVFGVPDEFLVAELSQGTREHWSHMLSTIQDMGHIVRRVSIPSIKKSISAYLALATAEASSNLSRYDGVRFGFNTNNLKDSPLELIAENRSTSLGLEVQRRIILGNYTMSAGSGNHYFKATDERRDIVEDYNEILNFPNLLMNEPGESSSEKCDIIVTPTAMSGPLSVEEYLRHDRENFLNSYVNDILTVPASLAGMPAISIPWNTPGTDSSIPQGMHLMAQFGDDHFLLDFAAELMKVNSTT; this comes from the coding sequence ATGCTAAGAGTGGTCAGAAACGTGAAATTCAAGACAAATGTCAATTTCGTGTCATCTAGGAACATAACCAGTCAGACTATTGATGAATGGAACAGCTTGATATCATCCAGAGGCTTCACTGCCAGAGACGATGAAACCAAAGTAGGTCCGGATAACATTTTGCTGGGAACAACATTTATAGCTAAGGACAATATAGCTACTACAAAGGAACCAACAACGTGTGCCTCTTGTATGCttgataattattatagTCCGTTCGATGCCACTGTAATATCCTTATTGGAAGAACAAGGTCTGACTATGGTTGGAAAAGCCAATTTGGATGAATTTGGTATGGGGTCTGCCAATGTTAATTCGTATTATGGGCATGCTGTTAACCCGTTATTTACAGAAGAGGAGCATATTACTGGTGGTTCGTCGGGGGGATCGGCAGCTAGTATACAAAGTGATTTAGCAACGTTTAGTCTTGGTACAGATACTGGAGGCTCGGTAAGATTGCCTGCGAGCTATTGCGGTATTGTAGGTCTTAAACCAACTTATGGAAGAATATCTAGATGGGGTGTGATTCCTTATGCTCAAAGTCTAGATACTGTTGGGATTTTAGCGAAAGATGTCGAAACTGTACAGAAGGTTTTCAAGGTTTTAGATAAACATGATCCTAAAGACCCTACGTCATTACCAACCGAGTTTAGAGAGGAATTAAAGAAGGAGAAACAAAAGTATCAGAAAAATAGGTCGCAATTGGTCTTTGGAGTTCCTGATGAGTTTTTAGTTGCAGAATTATCGCAAGGGACAAGAGAGCATTGGCTGCACATGCTAAGTACAATACAAGATATGGGCCATATAGTACGGAGAGTATCTATACCATCTATCAAGAAGCTGATCCTGGCATACCTCGCCTTAGCTACGGCGGAAGCATCCTCGAATCTTTCTCGTTACGATGGGGTACGATTTGGGTttaataccaataatttgaaagattcaCCCCTCGAGCTTATAGCAGAAAACAGGAGTACATCCTTGGGTCTTGAAGtccaaagaagaataatcCTTGGTAATTATACTATGTCGGCAGGCTCTGGAAATCATTACTTCAAGGCAACCGATGAGCGCCGAGATATCGTTGAAGACTATAacgaaatattgaattttccaaatttattgatgaatgaACCTGGTGAGTCTCTGTCTGAAAAATgtgatattattgttaCTCCTACAGCTATGAGTGGCCCATTGAGCGTGGAAGAATATTTACGTCATGATAGAGAGAACTTTTTAAATAGTTACGTGAATGATATATTGACAGTTCCCGCTTCATTAGCAGGAATGCCAGCTATATCTATACCATGGAATACACCGGGAACGGATTCATCTATTCCACAGGGAATGCACCTAATGGCTCAATTTGGTGATGACcactttcttcttgattttgCCGCAGAATTGATGAAAGTGAATAGTACTACATAG
- a CDS encoding DEHA2G20306p (similar to uniprot|P51601 Saccharomyces cerevisiae YGR267C FOL2 GTP-cyclohydrolase), which produces MSGKNDEPAKSEPFNGTYSPKPILPLKRSRLAGDDTNPSFGTPLQTRVASPCTLNPPIDNDGLSWPSRGARSRIEQTQEEANGREMRIASAVKTILTELGEDVDREGLLETPERYARAMLYFTKGYEDNIRDVIKRAVFEENHDEMVIVRDIEIYSLCEHHLVPFFGKAHIAYIPNKRVLGLSKLARLAEMYARRFQVQERLTKQIAMALGEILKPRGVAVVIEATHMCMVSRGVQKTGSSTTTSCMLGCFRDQQKTREEFLTLLGRH; this is translated from the coding sequence atgTCAGGGAAGAATGATGAGCCAGCAAAAAGTGAACCATTTAATGGTACTTACTCCCCAAAACCGATTTTACCCTTGAAAAGATCGAGATTAGCTGGCGATGACACTAACCCGAGCTTTGGCACACCTTTACAAACCAGGGTTGCGTCACCATGTACCTTAAACCCTCCTATTGACAATGATGGATTATCTTGGCCATCTAGAGGGGCTCGTTCTCGTATCGAACAAACACAGGAAGAAGCCAATGGTAGAGAAATGAGGATAGCTTCTGCCGTTAAGACTATATTGACCGAGTTAGGAGAAGACGTTGATAGAGAAGGATTATTGGAAACTCCAGAACGTTATGCGCGTGCAATGTTATACTTTACAAAAGGGtatgaagataatattaGAGATGTTATCAAGAGAGCAGTTTTCGAGGAAAATCATGATGAGATGGTTATTGTAAGAGACATTGAGATATACTCATTATGCGAGCATCACTTAGTTCCGTTCTTTGGTAAGGCTCACATTGCGTATATTCCGAATAAGAGAGTATTAGGATTATCCAAATTGGCCCGTTTGGCAGAAATGTATGCCAGAAGATTCCAAGTTCAAGAAAGATTAACGAAACAAATTGCGATGGCATTGGGCGAAATCTTAAAACCAAGGGGAGTCGCTGTTGTTATAGAAGCAACTCATATGTGTATGGTTAGTAGAGGGGTCCAAAAGACTGGTTCTTCGACTACAACCAGTTGTATGCTTGGGTGTTTCCGTGATCAACAGAAGACAAGAGAAGAATTTTTGACTTTATTAGGTAGACATTAA
- a CDS encoding DEHA2G20328p (similar to uniprot|P24276 Saccharomyces cerevisiae YDR293C SSD1 Protein with a role in maintenance of cellular integrity) → MSADNNSGSHNNSSDNLSNPGSSEGAGSKKPRNLHIAHRRSPSELTTLMVEQYNLQRQLEQVQLQQKQIMQAQQMTQQYSYPSKNSGGNNSGGSNTNTNASELMPPPSNYRSHSRSSSINSNSGGSGQGHRRTGSASNQNMGHNRRHSLGLNEAIKAAANQRQTNRTSLSPTGDNSSTSPKSNDSPKPNDSIGSFKFPPSSGAEGGDNDSSYSGGSSGSAHNRSKSLAYGQQSFKFPPENSSLLPPTPNFTINQSPERGHQRRGSHYRSGSRNFDPNGAANMNTNWRSQQQQHQRQQSSQLEPPQASFVPGHRPRNSSYGGGSSISSLSQFMPNNNGGGGNGSGRKSLFAPYLPQSSLPELINDGRLVTGTLRVNKKNRSDAYVSTDGLLDADIFICGSKDRNRALEGDLVAIELLVVDEVWDSKKEKEEKKRRKDNTLGKTPTTSIMNDDIHNDATSTSAPTTSGETEDKSEADGDSGLTRRGSLKQRPTMKKNDDVEVEGQSLLLVEEEEINDEIKPLYAGHVVAVVDRIPGQLFAGTLGLLRPAQAAQAAKDKKYGKEPSIQQPKAPKIVWFKPTDKKVPLIAIPTEQAPKDFVENHERYADQLFVASIKRWPITSLHPFGTLVSKLAKIDDPETEINSILRDNNFLCDEYPEDDDNGIISSFINDFSSIESELNNIDRTEYLNDYIISFSQNGEFVDHALHVKRLSDTKIEVGFHAADIAFYIKPGSVLDRKAKKRSSSVFLPQKITHLFPQQVNNLISFKENERNLALSVVFEIDTTNFEVEDLYIHESIIVPKQIVKYESFDRILDGKQVTNISSATSDYIKTFGLIAKEFRRQRLADRDLGITPNLTLLDQLDDEKVNLHLNIFKDSLSFDIVNEISHKVNNAIAAKIHASLGDQALLRRHSLPTLQKMEAFVRRATNLGFKIDTTNSSTLQRSILKIQDPVKRQCVEILLYKCMSRGKYYVAGKQDPDSYGHYYFNIPLYTHFTAPLRRYADLIVHRQLKTVLSKADEDRSVDLDALKATADYCNFKKDCAANAQEQAIHLLLSQTINEISESAGQLLCMGTVIQVYESSFDVFIPEFGVEKRVHGDQLPLVKAEFDKSSRLLELYWEKGVDSATFIPPDEQSSLSYRSSIKNKYRTSSLQAAKMQSKTLLEKNNVMSDSIIQKLTKLNLEVPNISIPSINKADLGSRDLNTRSMPSSPTRSSSFPKNVRTNSSSLIKSDSTNGASDIDALSGLKPYLQDLITRVDSGSYIQEIRELTQVPILIRAEIGMALPCLTVRALNPFCE, encoded by the coding sequence GGGCCATAGAAGAACAGGATCAGCCTCGAACCAGAATATGGGCCACAACAGAAGACATTCTTTGGGATTGAATGAAGCAATCAAAGCTGCTGCGAACCAAAGACAAACAAATAGAACATCATTGAGCCCAACCGGTGATAATTCAAGTACTAGTCCAAAATCCAATGACAGTCCTAAGCCCAATGACAGTATTGGATCGTTTAAATTTCCTCCAAGTTCAGGTGCCGAGGGCGGTGATAATGATTCTTCGTATTCAGGTGGGTCTTCTGGATCTGCGCATAATAGATCTAAGTCTTTAGCCTACGGACAGCAATCATTTAAATTTCCTCCGGAAAATAGCTCATTATTACCTCCAACCCCGAACTTCACCATCAATCAAAGTCCAGAGAGAGGTCATCAAAGACGTGGTTCTCACTATAGATCTGGCTCCAGAAATTTCGACCCAAATGGCGCTGCCAATATGAATACGAACTGGAGATCACAACAGCAGCAACATCAGAGACAACAGTCGTCACAACTTGAGCCTCCTCAAGCCTCATTTGTCCCCGGACATAGACCGCGTAATAGCTCGTATGGTGGAGGCTCATCTATTTCGTCGTTATCTCAGTTTATgccaaataataatgggGGAGGTGGAAACGGAAGTGGCCGTAAATCTCTCTTTGCTCCTTACTTACCTCAATCGTCGTTACCTGAATTAATCAATGACGGTCGCTTAGTTACTGGTACATTAAGAGTTAACAAAAAGAATAGGTCGGATGCTTACGTTTCAACTGATGGCTTATTAGATGCcgatattttcatttgtgGTTCAAAGGATCGTAATCGTGCTTTGGAGGGCGATTTAGTAGccattgaattattggttGTCGATGAAGTTTGGGACTCCAAGAAGGAAAAAgaggagaagaagagaagaaaggACAACACCTTAGGTAAGACTCCAACCacttcaataatgaacGATGATATTCACAATGACGCAACTTCCACATCAGCCCCTACAACAAGTGGTGAAACAGAGGACAAATCTGAAGCTGATGGAGATTCAGGTTTGACAAGAAGAGGTTCATTGAAACAAAGACCTACcatgaagaaaaatgatgatgttgAAGTTGAAGGCCAATCGTTGCTTTTggttgaagaagaggagATCAACGATGAAATCAAGCCATTGTACGCAGGCCATGTTGTTGCAGTTGTTGATCGTATACCTGGCCAATTGTTTGCTGGTACCTTAGGATTATTGAGACCTGCTCAAGCAGCACAAGCGGCTAAGGATAAGAAGTACGGAAAAGAGCCATCAATCCAACAACCGAAGGCACCTAAAATCGTCTGGTTTAAGCCGACCGATAAGAAAGTACCTTTAATTGCTATTCCAACGGAACAGGCGCCAAAGGATTTCGTAGAGAATCACGAGAGGTACGCTgatcaattatttgttgCTTCGATTAAGAGGTGGCCAATCACCTCATTACATCCATTTGGTACATTAGTTAGCAAATTAGCCAAGATTGATGATCCTGAAACGGAAATCAATTCGATTTTAAGAGATAACAATTTCTTATGTGATGAATACCccgaagatgatgataatggaATTATAAGCTCGTTTATCAATGATTTCTCAAGTATTGAATCTGAATTAAACAATATCGACAGGACAGAATACTTGAACGATTATATTATATCGTTTTCTCAAAATGGGGAATTCGTTGACCACGCGTTGCACGTCAAAAGACTTTCAGATACTAAGATTGAAGTAGGATTCCATGCTGCTGATATCGCTTTCTATATCAAACCTGGTTCTGTATTAGATCGAAAGGCAAAAAAGAGATCATCATCTGTATTTTTACCTCAGAAGATTACTCATTTATTCCCGCAACAagtgaataatttgatttccTTCAAGGAGAATGAAAGAAACTTAGCACTCTCAGTTGTCTTTGAAATTGACACAACTAActttgaagttgaagatcTTTACATTCATGAATCTATTATTGTTCCTAAACAAATTGTCAAGTATGAATCTTTTGACCGAATTTTAGATGGTAAGCAGGTTACTAACATCTCATCTGCAACCTCTGATTATATCAAAACTTTTGGCTTGATTGCGAAAGAGTTTCGTCGTCAAAGATTAGCTGATAGGGACTTAGGTATCACCCCAAATTTGACTTTATTGGATCAattagatgatgaaaagGTTAATTtacatttgaatattttcaaggATAGTCTTTCTTTTGACATCGTGAATGAAATTTCTCATAAAGTGAATAATGCTATTGCGGCAAAGATTCATGCAAGCCTAGGAGACCAGGCTTTATTACGTCGTCACTCATTACCGACATTACAAAAAATGGAGGCCTTTGTAAGAAGGGCAACTAATTTAGGATTTAAGATTGACACAACTAATTCTTCGACTTTACAAAGATCCATCttaaaaattcaagatcCTGTTAAAAGACAAtgtgttgaaatattattgtaCAAGTGCATGTCAAGAGGAAAATACTATGTGGCGGGGAAGCAAGATCCTGACAGTTAtggtcattattatttcaacattCCATTATACACTCATTTCACAGCTCCACTAAGGAGATACGCAGACCTAATTGTTCATAGACAATTGAAAACAGTACTCAGCAAAGCAGATGAAGATAGATCAGTAGATTTGGATGCATTAAAGGCAACAGCTGATTACTGTAACTTCAAGAAAGATTGTGCTGCTAATGCTCAAGAACAGGCAATCCACTTATTATTATCCCAAActattaatgaaatcagTGAAAGTGCCGGCCAATTATTGTGTATGGGTACAGTCATTCAAGTTTATGAATCATCATTCGATGTATTTATTCCTGAATTCGGTGTTGAGAAGAGGGTTCACGGTGATCAGTTACCATTAGTCAAGGCAGAGTTTGATAAATCTTCTAGGCTCTTGGAACTTTACTGGGAAAAGGGTGTCGACTCGGCTACATTTATTCCACCTGATGAACAGTCTTCTTTATCGTACAGATCGTCCATCAAGAACAAATACAGAACCTCATCATTGCAGGCAGCAAAGATGCAAAGCAAGACTTTATTGGAAAAGAATAATGTTATGTCTGATTCAATTATTCAGAAATTAACCAAATTGAACTTGGAAGTTCCAAATATATCCATTCCTTCGATCAATAAAGCAGATCTAGGATCTAGAGATTTGAACACAAGATCAATGCCATCGTCACCTACTAGGTCGTCTTCTTTCCCCAAGAATGTCAGaactaattcatcatcattgatCAAGTCAGACTCCACTAATGGTGCTAGTGATATCGACGCATTAAGTGGCTTGAAGCCATACTTGCAAGACCTTATTACCAGGGTTGACAGTGGTTCGTATATTCAAGAGATCAGAGAGTTGACACAAGTTCCAATCCTTATTAGGGCTGAAATAGGTATGGCTTTACCTTGTTTGACTGTTCGTGCTTTGAATCCATTCTGTGAGTAA